From the genome of Blautia pseudococcoides, one region includes:
- a CDS encoding HNH endonuclease codes for MEYQRKFRWANYETPKCKVYLRNDFSHECAYCKLQEKEVGFIDANYFEIDHFRPQSDKDQVFNPHLYSNLYYACEKCNGEKSDTWSEMLLDPCKEDVFSGGCPAIVGGYDADSLYKYIAQNEKGRYYIDTFKLNSRYHIRIRKRRINRENNIRQIDVLIDEILHKLDNKKELINLEDLIKQLDQLRLTKKKELSNLSSDENFELVEKYLTLRGVKNSIVLEEYNMDIKIKREEISYYCELIIDESDNDNEVKLKFLDTEKLKIWFTKLRYQFGMLYYYSKLDKLYFYPISKLINESDINGFGSRKQIKLTKANLIV; via the coding sequence ATGGAATATCAACGAAAATTTAGATGGGCTAATTATGAAACACCAAAATGTAAAGTATACCTAAGAAATGACTTTTCTCATGAATGTGCATATTGCAAATTGCAGGAAAAAGAAGTTGGTTTTATTGATGCAAATTATTTTGAAATAGACCATTTTAGACCTCAATCAGACAAGGATCAAGTATTTAATCCTCATTTATATAGTAATCTTTATTATGCATGTGAAAAATGCAATGGTGAAAAAAGTGATACTTGGAGCGAAATGTTACTTGATCCATGTAAAGAGGATGTCTTTTCTGGGGGTTGCCCTGCAATTGTTGGTGGATATGATGCAGATTCATTGTATAAGTATATTGCACAAAATGAGAAAGGTAGATATTATATTGATACGTTCAAATTAAATTCTAGATATCACATAAGAATTAGAAAACGAAGAATAAATAGAGAAAACAACATTCGTCAAATTGATGTATTAATAGACGAGATTTTACATAAGTTAGATAATAAGAAGGAGCTTATAAATTTAGAAGATTTGATTAAACAGCTGGATCAGTTGCGTTTAACCAAAAAAAAAGAATTGTCTAACCTATCAAGCGATGAAAACTTTGAGCTAGTAGAAAAATATCTTACCCTTAGAGGGGTTAAAAATAGCATCGTATTAGAAGAGTACAATATGGACATTAAAATTAAAAGGGAAGAAATTAGCTACTATTGTGAACTCATTATTGATGAATCGGATAACGATAATGAAGTAAAACTTAAGTTTTTAGATACAGAAAAATTGAAAATATGGTTTACAAAACTAAGATATCAATTTGGAATGCTTTATTATTATTCTAAGTTGGACAAATTATATTTTTATCCTATATCAAAGTTAATAAATGAAAGCGATATTAATGGATTTGGAAGTAGAAAGCAAATTAAGTTAACAAAAGCAAATTTGATAGTTTAA
- a CDS encoding reverse transcriptase family protein: protein MKVTESRFKDRQLHIEDYLQMVSAEQKEYAEVFDYGKITEKSGSITDDWANNLLDLILRKDNLNKAYKRVKSNKGKSGIDGMQVDELLPFLKENQEILIQEIRNGKYKPNPVRRVEIPKETKGEFRKLGVPTVSSYCTPPNEVLEYCLQLS, encoded by the coding sequence ATGAAAGTAACTGAAAGTAGATTTAAGGACAGACAACTTCATATAGAGGACTATCTGCAAATGGTATCTGCGGAACAGAAAGAGTATGCGGAAGTGTTCGACTACGGGAAGATTACTGAAAAGAGCGGTAGCATCACAGACGATTGGGCGAACAATCTTTTGGACTTGATTTTGCGGAAAGACAATCTAAACAAGGCATATAAAAGAGTAAAATCAAACAAGGGTAAAAGTGGAATTGATGGCATGCAGGTAGATGAACTTCTGCCCTTCCTAAAAGAAAACCAGGAAATCCTAATTCAAGAGATAAGGAATGGAAAATATAAGCCAAACCCAGTTCGGCGGGTGGAAATACCCAAAGAAACAAAAGGCGAATTTCGTAAGCTGGGAGTTCCCACGGTTTCTTCATATTGCACACCTCCCAACGAAGTTTTGGAATACTGCCTCCAGCTATCGTGA
- a CDS encoding HsdM family class I SAM-dependent methyltransferase, which yields MQSEIYNIISALAGDVNTKIPETFEKKYYKKMSYSNENKVTELDKKILYETISFEVAFVHVIIFIFNRCFNIESTNYLILLERLDVDQLYSWYSMTEKFVTDNFDEIDVHEFSDTCELINQHDTFINKDIKKKLGQFYTPINIVQRMVCEMKKNLRCLTNTDFIIDPACGTGVFVIEIIKELKKIFQQSVVIEYVKKNIFGYDVNPFAVIATKINIAYILLKELPEEKVRILDYIVNADNVFNNIQWKNTIVEPDNNVYSIILGNPPYFKLNSKLIRNISGYNEILYGQPNMYSFFMYWGMKHLKIDGVMCFIIPQSIRSGLYFKNLRSKIKDLRIRALIHIDSRQNVFDRAEQAVLIICLENKPVANSKTKIQFYDGNGTINAEFKISRSKLMLDEQNNHIFIINKKIEMYSILDKIFTNCLPLDSGETKLKFCNGLFVWNQHKEDIVDEELTAIPIIYGGNIQPLTFDFSACSTNEERKQYALITQKTKSYVLKGKRLLIQRTTNFEKDIRLKSCIISDEFLERYESYFLENHVNFLCSSEGKDELLSIEKMYYYLGMFNSRLVNYIFTSKSGNTQVSANELNALPFPQSGVQTISQFVSNYISKLQEYQNELDVLVCKAYGLSEDETNFIINY from the coding sequence ATGCAGTCAGAAATTTATAATATCATTTCTGCTTTGGCAGGAGATGTAAACACTAAAATACCTGAGACATTTGAAAAAAAATATTATAAGAAAATGTCTTATTCAAATGAAAATAAAGTAACAGAACTTGATAAAAAGATATTATATGAGACTATTAGCTTTGAAGTTGCATTTGTCCATGTGATAATATTTATATTTAATAGATGCTTTAACATAGAAAGTACAAATTATCTTATTTTGTTAGAGCGATTAGATGTAGATCAACTATATTCTTGGTATAGTATGACAGAAAAATTTGTTACTGATAATTTTGATGAGATTGATGTGCATGAGTTTTCAGATACTTGTGAATTAATTAATCAACATGATACATTTATTAATAAAGATATCAAAAAAAAGCTAGGTCAATTTTATACACCAATTAATATTGTACAAAGAATGGTTTGTGAAATGAAAAAAAATTTGCGGTGTTTGACTAATACCGATTTTATTATAGATCCTGCATGTGGAACAGGTGTTTTTGTGATAGAAATAATCAAAGAATTAAAAAAGATTTTCCAGCAATCTGTAGTAATTGAGTATGTTAAAAAAAATATATTTGGTTATGATGTTAATCCTTTTGCAGTTATTGCTACAAAAATAAACATAGCATATATTTTGTTAAAAGAGTTACCTGAAGAGAAAGTAAGAATTTTAGATTATATTGTGAATGCAGATAATGTTTTCAATAACATACAATGGAAAAATACAATAGTGGAGCCAGACAACAATGTCTATTCAATTATTCTGGGAAATCCTCCATATTTCAAACTAAATAGTAAATTAATCAGAAATATTAGTGGGTATAATGAAATCTTATATGGTCAGCCAAACATGTATTCTTTTTTTATGTATTGGGGGATGAAACATTTAAAAATAGATGGTGTAATGTGTTTTATTATACCGCAATCTATAAGATCTGGTCTTTACTTTAAAAATCTTAGATCCAAAATAAAAGATTTAAGAATAAGAGCTTTAATCCATATTGATTCTAGACAAAATGTATTTGATCGAGCCGAGCAAGCGGTACTAATTATTTGTTTGGAAAATAAACCAGTTGCAAACAGCAAAACCAAGATTCAGTTTTATGATGGAAATGGAACGATTAATGCAGAGTTTAAAATATCTAGATCCAAATTAATGCTGGATGAACAAAATAATCATATATTTATAATTAATAAGAAAATTGAAATGTATAGTATTCTAGATAAAATATTTACAAATTGCTTACCATTGGATAGTGGGGAAACAAAATTAAAGTTTTGTAATGGACTTTTCGTTTGGAATCAACATAAAGAAGATATTGTGGACGAGGAATTAACAGCAATACCTATTATCTATGGGGGGAATATACAACCATTAACGTTTGACTTTTCTGCATGCTCCACAAATGAAGAAAGAAAACAATACGCTTTGATAACGCAAAAAACAAAATCGTATGTATTAAAAGGCAAAAGATTATTAATTCAACGAACTACAAATTTTGAAAAAGATATTCGATTAAAATCATGTATAATATCGGATGAGTTTTTGGAAAGGTATGAAAGCTATTTTTTAGAGAATCATGTGAATTTTCTATGTAGCAGTGAAGGGAAAGATGAACTCCTAAGTATAGAAAAAATGTATTACTATTTAGGAATGTTCAATTCAAGGTTAGTAAATTATATTTTCACGAGTAAAAGTGGTAATACTCAGGTATCAGCCAATGAACTTAATGCACTTCCTTTTCCCCAAAGTGGTGTTCAAACGATTTCTCAATTTGTATCTAACTATATAAGTAAATTGCAAGAATATCAAAATGAATTAGATGTGCTCGTTTGTAAAGCATATGGATTATCTGAGGATGAAACTAACTTTATTATAAATTATTGA
- a CDS encoding type IV toxin-antitoxin system AbiEi family antitoxin domain-containing protein: MDYTKMLKKLVADNDGIISTKMVTELGIPRTYLSELIKKGMLERYKRGIYISTQSNDDKMYCFQMRFSQATFSHESALFLHQYIEKMPEQPIVTVKTGTNTKNLVNNGARVHSIRQDLYTLGETEIKTRYGRNVRTYNIERSICDVIRNRSRVDSEIIVSTVKKYNDSPEKDFSRLITYAEELKVAKILNNYLEFLQ, translated from the coding sequence ATGGATTATACAAAAATGCTTAAAAAATTAGTCGCTGATAATGATGGTATTATATCAACAAAAATGGTAACAGAGCTTGGAATTCCTAGAACATATCTTTCGGAACTTATTAAAAAAGGAATGTTGGAACGGTATAAGCGAGGGATATATATATCAACTCAAAGTAACGATGATAAAATGTATTGTTTTCAGATGAGATTTTCACAAGCGACATTCTCTCATGAGTCAGCATTATTTTTACATCAATATATCGAAAAAATGCCTGAGCAACCAATTGTGACAGTGAAAACGGGAACAAACACTAAAAATCTAGTGAATAATGGAGCTAGAGTGCATTCTATACGTCAAGACTTATATACTCTTGGAGAAACGGAAATAAAAACCCGTTATGGTAGAAATGTAAGAACATATAATATTGAACGTAGTATTTGTGATGTCATTCGTAACAGAAGTAGAGTTGATAGTGAGATTATTGTGAGCACGGTGAAAAAATATAACGATAGTCCTGAAAAAGATTTTTCCAGACTTATTACTTATGCAGAAGAGTTAAAGGTTGCTAAAATTTTGAATAATTATCTTGAGTTTTTGCAATGA
- a CDS encoding sensor histidine kinase translates to MKKLRFRTNSRHISQLGRELVTDFVTALVELIKNSYDADAYGVKIILDKPNTPESKIILIDTGSGMTQEDFENRWMVIGTNNKVTEPFSAKGRKKAGKKGIGRFSVERIAEKVSVYSFTDTEQPYKVKINWNSFEDINIGALNQRINILRDHEDSAAAKYISGQLEYFFLTDKVDITDKNLVATIMGRNTFDYPVFYNINILDELEEEIIPILEKYENIEQLVEDVESSLETLDAHNDAMAFSMIDKLYQKYELPEPHTGMILVMEGLRDEWKQKDVDKLQKELRLLVAPDLIEQDPFKIELIAPDFRIEDIVLVNEILDLRYAKVDAKIYDNAKKIYISYKDKEGKKDFIEEEYEQPLLCGDVCAEIYFFLRDSSNLTSAGYNFRFAQKMLDTYCGIKIYRDNFRVKPFGDIGNDWLFLDQKKVKDTHGYLVGNNQVIGVVRIGDVTNPLLVDATNREGIIENEAYEQLIGFLTKCTNLISDVRRKAYLDEQENIKKLAAEKEKIDAQFDNVKKQYLDNPFIKQIEEVTQIVDYKAMPKKLQQLAKAFIEDSEKKKEDIQKLQNDYNQHYSDTKRIYQEKINFQESELNLYKNLASLGMLTGSFGHETSDIVSRIQTSLHLINVYLDKDANRNQIKDVLKIVSSDFGRIYAYSNLIINFLRKRKREASVDIEFGDVLDEVSGFYRAIVNSFDISLDAKCSQKIVYTMKQIDLESIIINMITNAFEQVKGKQIRQIKIYIEQSLSHIILSFEDSGNGVPEEKEKDIFRPFETTKEEGIGLGLNIVKDIVENYGGEIKVERSETLHGAKFVILLPKGDNEE, encoded by the coding sequence ATGAAAAAATTAAGATTTAGGACAAATTCACGACATATTAGCCAGTTAGGAAGAGAGTTGGTTACTGATTTTGTTACTGCTTTGGTCGAATTAATTAAAAATTCCTATGATGCAGATGCATACGGTGTGAAGATTATTTTAGATAAACCTAATACACCTGAAAGTAAAATAATTCTTATTGATACTGGTTCTGGTATGACGCAAGAAGATTTTGAGAATAGATGGATGGTAATAGGAACTAATAACAAAGTAACAGAACCATTTTCGGCTAAAGGAAGAAAGAAAGCTGGAAAAAAGGGTATTGGGAGATTTTCAGTAGAAAGAATTGCCGAAAAAGTAAGTGTCTATTCTTTTACTGATACAGAGCAGCCATATAAGGTGAAAATCAACTGGAATAGTTTTGAAGATATAAATATTGGGGCTTTAAATCAACGAATTAATATCTTGAGAGATCATGAAGATTCTGCTGCTGCGAAGTACATTAGTGGTCAACTGGAATACTTCTTTTTAACAGACAAAGTAGATATTACAGATAAAAATTTAGTTGCAACAATTATGGGGAGGAATACATTTGATTATCCTGTTTTTTATAATATAAATATACTTGATGAACTTGAAGAAGAGATTATTCCAATCTTAGAAAAATATGAAAATATCGAGCAGTTAGTCGAGGATGTCGAAAGTTCCTTAGAAACATTAGATGCCCATAATGATGCTATGGCGTTTTCAATGATAGATAAACTATATCAAAAATATGAATTACCTGAACCACATACAGGTATGATTTTAGTAATGGAAGGACTTAGAGATGAATGGAAACAAAAAGATGTTGATAAATTACAAAAAGAGTTAAGACTTCTTGTTGCCCCGGACTTAATTGAGCAAGACCCCTTTAAAATAGAACTTATTGCTCCGGATTTTAGAATAGAGGATATCGTTTTAGTAAATGAAATTCTTGATTTAAGGTATGCAAAGGTTGATGCGAAAATTTATGATAATGCGAAAAAAATATACATATCATATAAAGATAAAGAAGGGAAAAAAGATTTTATAGAAGAAGAATACGAACAGCCTCTTTTGTGTGGTGATGTTTGTGCGGAAATATACTTCTTTCTTAGAGATTCCAGTAACCTTACAAGTGCGGGATATAATTTTAGATTTGCTCAAAAAATGTTAGATACTTATTGTGGAATTAAAATCTATCGTGATAATTTTCGAGTTAAACCTTTTGGTGATATTGGAAATGATTGGCTATTTTTAGATCAAAAGAAAGTTAAAGATACACATGGGTATTTGGTGGGTAATAATCAGGTGATTGGTGTTGTAAGAATTGGTGATGTTACTAATCCACTACTTGTTGATGCAACCAATAGAGAGGGAATTATTGAAAATGAAGCATATGAACAACTAATAGGCTTTTTAACTAAATGCACTAATTTGATTAGTGATGTCAGACGAAAAGCATATTTAGATGAACAGGAAAACATAAAAAAGTTAGCAGCGGAAAAAGAGAAAATAGATGCTCAATTTGACAATGTAAAAAAGCAATATCTAGACAATCCATTTATCAAACAAATTGAGGAAGTTACGCAAATTGTTGATTATAAGGCGATGCCTAAAAAATTGCAACAATTAGCTAAGGCATTTATTGAAGATTCTGAAAAGAAAAAGGAAGATATACAAAAACTGCAAAATGATTACAATCAGCATTATAGTGATACAAAAAGAATTTATCAGGAGAAAATCAACTTTCAAGAAAGTGAGCTAAATCTATATAAAAATTTAGCTTCGCTCGGAATGCTAACTGGATCATTCGGGCATGAAACAAGCGACATTGTGAGTCGTATCCAAACAAGTTTACATTTAATAAATGTATATTTAGATAAAGATGCCAATAGAAATCAGATTAAGGATGTATTAAAAATTGTTAGTAGTGATTTTGGTAGAATATATGCATATAGTAACTTGATTATTAATTTTTTGAGGAAGCGGAAACGCGAAGCATCAGTTGACATAGAATTTGGAGACGTATTAGATGAAGTAAGCGGATTTTACAGAGCGATTGTAAATTCATTTGATATTTCCTTGGATGCAAAATGTAGTCAGAAAATTGTTTATACAATGAAACAAATTGATTTAGAGTCAATTATTATTAATATGATTACTAATGCCTTTGAACAAGTAAAGGGCAAGCAAATCCGTCAAATTAAAATTTACATTGAGCAGAGTTTATCTCATATTATACTAAGCTTTGAAGATTCTGGAAATGGAGTTCCAGAGGAGAAAGAAAAGGATATATTCAGGCCATTTGAAACAACTAAGGAAGAAGGTATTGGTTTAGGATTGAATATTGTTAAAGATATTGTGGAAAACTATGGGGGAGAAATAAAAGTGGAGCGCTCAGAAACTCTGCATGGTGCCAAATTTGTCATATTATTGCCTAAAGGAGATAATGAAGAATGA
- a CDS encoding TetR/AcrR family transcriptional regulator codes for MADTRVPIQKRSIEKKQKILTAGFELFTEKGYYKTNTIEIAKRAGVSTGAVYSYFKDKREIYIASFENYLDNLSDRLFRELEKISPFNLSSFVDGWIAAYLELYANSGRTLGQLRMMIIDDEEIKHHFSASESKYFSKVIEILGENGIIHDNIHEKIYACCVLVDTLRQENSVFSHSELNFTVFKQQIKSAIIALLSN; via the coding sequence ATGGCTGATACAAGAGTACCTATCCAAAAACGTTCTATTGAAAAAAAACAAAAAATTCTAACTGCCGGATTTGAGCTTTTTACTGAAAAAGGATATTACAAAACAAATACGATTGAAATTGCAAAGCGGGCAGGAGTTTCAACAGGAGCCGTTTATAGCTACTTTAAGGATAAGAGAGAAATATATATTGCGTCATTTGAAAATTATCTTGATAACCTTTCAGACCGTTTATTTAGAGAACTGGAAAAAATATCTCCATTTAATTTATCAAGCTTCGTTGACGGTTGGATAGCTGCATATCTTGAATTGTATGCAAATTCTGGTCGTACTTTAGGTCAATTAAGAATGATGATAATAGATGACGAAGAAATTAAACATCATTTCTCTGCTTCTGAAAGTAAATACTTTTCAAAAGTCATAGAAATTTTAGGAGAAAACGGAATTATTCATGATAACATTCACGAAAAAATTTATGCCTGTTGTGTTTTGGTTGACACATTAAGACAAGAAAACTCCGTATTTTCCCACAGTGAATTAAATTTTACCGTCTTTAAGCAACAAATTAAGAGTGCAATAATAGCGTTACTTTCAAATTGA
- a CDS encoding LM5578_1851 family response regulator, with the protein MSELKGLFIEDEVANIDIYTKLFALEGLYLECINELPATLEGFYDIVLERDVDFLIIDYHLDKQVTYKGIDVLREIRKYDSTIYAVLLTNYQLEDFADQFGDYDYELKKDAIVERYVDVAEKIKRACELRKENMIYKGIVQQEEEESDTIKLLKEISSKLDSKE; encoded by the coding sequence ATGAGTGAATTAAAAGGTTTATTTATAGAAGATGAGGTAGCAAATATAGATATTTACACAAAATTATTTGCATTAGAAGGCTTATACCTTGAATGTATTAATGAATTGCCAGCAACATTAGAAGGTTTTTATGATATTGTCTTGGAAAGAGATGTTGATTTTTTGATTATTGATTATCATTTGGATAAGCAAGTTACTTATAAGGGGATTGATGTTTTGAGAGAAATAAGAAAATATGATAGTACAATATATGCTGTACTATTAACTAATTATCAACTTGAAGATTTTGCTGACCAATTTGGTGATTATGACTACGAATTAAAAAAGGATGCAATTGTTGAGCGTTATGTGGATGTAGCCGAAAAAATTAAAAGAGCTTGTGAGTTGCGAAAAGAGAATATGATATATAAAGGAATTGTGCAACAAGAGGAGGAAGAATCGGATACTATAAAATTACTAAAAGAAATCAGTTCAAAACTAGATTCTAAAGAATGA
- a CDS encoding DNA-3-methyladenine glycosylase I, producing the protein MDRCSWCCDGGIVQKYHDEEWGIPLHDDRKHFEYISMEVMQCGLNWTMMLKKRDIFRKCFADFDFHQIAKYSEQDIIRIMNEEGMIKSRRKIEAVIGNAKAFLRIIEEFGSFDKYIWSYSNYESLIYVKHHNGQGEVRNALSDQISKDLKKRGFKYLGSITVFSHLQACGIINDHSPQCYMYGKLIHMGNVRYIND; encoded by the coding sequence ATGGACAGATGCAGTTGGTGCTGTGACGGCGGTATCGTACAAAAATATCATGACGAAGAGTGGGGGATTCCACTTCACGATGACAGAAAGCATTTTGAGTATATTTCTATGGAAGTCATGCAATGCGGACTGAACTGGACAATGATGCTAAAAAAACGTGATATCTTTCGGAAATGCTTTGCTGATTTTGATTTTCATCAGATTGCGAAGTATTCAGAACAGGATATTATCAGGATTATGAATGAAGAGGGCATGATAAAATCCAGAAGAAAGATAGAGGCTGTTATAGGAAATGCAAAGGCATTTCTGCGGATTATCGAAGAATTCGGAAGCTTTGATAAATATATATGGTCATACTCCAATTACGAAAGTTTGATCTATGTAAAACATCATAACGGACAGGGAGAGGTAAGAAATGCGTTGTCAGATCAGATAAGTAAAGATTTGAAAAAAAGAGGATTTAAATATTTAGGTTCGATTACTGTGTTTTCACATTTGCAGGCCTGCGGAATCATAAATGACCATTCTCCTCAGTGCTATATGTATGGGAAATTAATACATATGGGAAATGTGAGGTATATCAATGATTAG
- a CDS encoding recombinase family protein, with product MGKNVMTIPATRNRFTADPISSRKKRRVAGYARVSTDMEDQQTSYAAQCDYYTSYIQSREDWEFVGLYSDEGISATSTRHREGFNKMVEDALEGKIDLIITKSVSRFARNTVDSLSTIRKLKDNGTECYFEKEAIDTLDAKGEVLLTILSSLAQDESRNISENSTWGIRKRFEIGQHKMSTKRFLGYDADENGKLVVNKQQAKIVKRIFMEFLWGKTTDYMKRIFEREGVINWDGGTKWQSTTIGSMLENEKYKGDTLLQKSYTVDFLTKKRVQNEGEIQQYYIEDDHEAIIEPWIWECVQLEMKRRERYLEEHNITRFSQNTEVNPFSSKIICGECNRAFARKGWRTPSGDWKVWQCSEQYKVKGVRGCGNRHIYEDTLIQIYLMAWNRLLECREMLLPEWEEKIQSEDLLTKFRVMDFMEITKDAQQIKELDIDLMLRTLDHIKVYESGTIVTVFLDGTEIEYNANNR from the coding sequence ATGGGAAAGAATGTGATGACGATACCGGCCACACGGAACCGCTTCACGGCGGACCCCATCAGCAGCCGGAAAAAGCGGCGCGTGGCAGGATACGCCCGTGTCAGCACCGACATGGAAGACCAGCAGACCAGCTACGCCGCGCAGTGCGATTATTATACGTCCTACATACAGAGCCGGGAGGATTGGGAATTCGTCGGGCTGTATTCGGATGAAGGCATCAGCGCAACTTCCACGCGGCACCGCGAGGGATTCAACAAAATGGTGGAGGATGCCCTGGAGGGGAAGATTGACCTCATCATCACAAAGAGCGTGTCACGGTTCGCGAGGAACACGGTGGACAGCCTTTCCACCATCCGGAAGCTGAAGGACAACGGCACGGAGTGTTATTTTGAAAAGGAGGCAATAGACACCTTGGATGCCAAAGGAGAAGTGTTGTTGACAATCCTGTCTTCTCTGGCACAGGACGAGAGCCGGAATATTTCAGAGAACAGCACATGGGGTATCCGCAAGAGGTTTGAAATCGGGCAGCATAAGATGAGCACCAAGCGATTCCTTGGTTATGATGCGGATGAGAATGGAAAACTGGTTGTGAATAAACAGCAGGCAAAGATTGTGAAACGGATTTTTATGGAGTTCCTGTGGGGAAAGACCACCGATTATATGAAGCGGATTTTTGAAAGGGAAGGTGTGATAAATTGGGATGGCGGGACGAAATGGCAGTCCACGACCATTGGCAGTATGCTGGAGAATGAAAAGTATAAAGGGGACACGCTCTTGCAGAAAAGTTACACAGTGGATTTCCTGACGAAGAAGCGGGTACAAAATGAAGGGGAAATCCAGCAGTATTATATTGAGGATGACCATGAGGCGATTATAGAGCCTTGGATTTGGGAATGTGTGCAGTTGGAGATGAAGCGGAGGGAACGGTATCTGGAGGAGCATAATATTACACGGTTTTCCCAGAATACGGAGGTGAATCCATTTTCAAGCAAGATTATCTGTGGGGAGTGCAACAGGGCTTTTGCGAGGAAGGGGTGGCGGACACCGAGTGGAGACTGGAAAGTGTGGCAGTGCAGTGAGCAGTATAAGGTGAAAGGTGTGCGGGGATGTGGGAATCGACACATTTATGAGGATACGCTGATTCAGATTTACCTGATGGCGTGGAACAGGCTGTTAGAGTGTAGGGAGATGCTGCTGCCGGAGTGGGAGGAGAAGATACAGAGCGAGGATTTGCTGACGAAGTTCCGGGTGATGGATTTTATGGAAATTACCAAGGATGCACAGCAAATAAAGGAGCTGGATATTGATTTGATGCTTCGGACGTTGGATCATATCAAGGTGTATGAGAGCGGGACGATAGTGACGGTGTTTCTGGATGGAACGGAGATTGAGTATAATGCTAATAATAGATAG
- a CDS encoding nitroreductase family protein produces the protein MNFLTLAKQRCTTRGFNEQKISDADLGQILCAGRVAPTACNKQPQRIVVVRREENIAKIRKAYQTFGSSCVLIVCRDRRNELIRPYDKKCSGDLDIGIICDHMMLEARELNIGSVMVGLFDPAIIREGFNIPEYIEPTALLFLGYPNNGFLSPERHETARKPLNETVFYETYI, from the coding sequence ATGAATTTCCTAACATTAGCAAAGCAACGCTGCACAACTCGTGGATTTAACGAGCAAAAAATATCCGACGCAGATTTAGGGCAAATACTATGTGCAGGCAGAGTTGCTCCAACTGCTTGTAATAAGCAGCCACAAAGAATTGTAGTTGTCAGGCGAGAAGAAAACATAGCAAAAATACGAAAAGCATATCAGACTTTTGGCTCATCATGTGTTTTAATTGTTTGTCGTGATAGAAGAAATGAGCTTATTCGCCCCTATGATAAAAAATGCTCTGGTGATTTAGATATAGGGATTATTTGCGACCACATGATGTTAGAAGCAAGAGAATTGAATATTGGAAGTGTAATGGTAGGATTATTTGACCCTGCTATTATCAGAGAGGGATTTAATATTCCAGAATACATAGAACCCACAGCGTTATTATTTTTAGGTTATCCTAACAATGGTTTTTTAAGCCCGGAACGTCATGAAACGGCACGAAAGCCATTAAACGAAACCGTTTTCTATGAGACATATATATAG
- a CDS encoding MerR family transcriptional regulator, producing MDDHEIADHLNQTGLTTPEGKKFTYAGVRWIRYKHGISGPYERNRQGFSVTEAASLLGFSTGKVYYGISTGKIPARKQHSGWPWEVLIDNTNLDSIKALYT from the coding sequence ATGGACGACCACGAAATCGCAGATCATTTAAACCAAACCGGGCTGACTACTCCGGAAGGGAAAAAATTTACCTATGCCGGAGTCAGATGGATCCGATATAAACATGGTATTTCCGGACCTTATGAGAGAAACCGTCAGGGCTTTTCTGTCACGGAAGCTGCCAGTCTGCTGGGCTTTTCCACCGGGAAGGTCTACTACGGTATCTCCACTGGTAAGATTCCTGCCAGGAAACAGCATTCCGGATGGCCCTGGGAGGTATTGATTGATAATACCAACCTCGACTCAATAAAGGCTCTCTATACATAA